The DNA region CCCTTCCTCTGGGGGTACTGTCCCAGGGGAGCTTTGCTCCCCCTTTCCTCCCCCCCGACAGCGGTTTACAAGGCATACGCCCCTTCTTCCCGCACGCGGCGTCGCTGCATCAGGCTTGTCGCCCATTGTGCAAGATTCCCCACTGCTGCCTCCCGTAGGAGTCCGGCCCGTGTCTCAGTGCCGGTGTGGCTGACCACCCTCTCAGGCCAGCTACCCGTCGTCGGCTTGGTAGGCCGTTACCCTACCAACTACCTGATAGGACGCAGGCCCATCCTCAGCCAAGTTTCCCCTTTGATCGGAAGGAACTTCCCCTCCCGACCTCATCTGCTATTAGCCCCAGTTTCCCGAGGTTATGGCAGGGCTGAGGGCAGGTTACCTACGCGTTACTCACCCGTGCGCCAGTGGCAGCAGAGGACGAACCTCTGCACCCCTTGACTTGCATGTGTTAGGCACGCCGCCAGCGTTCGTCCTGAGCCAGGATCAAACTCTCCGTACTATCTAGCAAGAGAGTACTCTCCCTCTGCCTTCTCCCTCAGGGCACCGTAGGTGCCGCTGCTCCCTGTTTTCAAAGAACGCTGCCCGCGTTGAATTGTCAACAGGGGTACAAAATTACAACGCCAAACGCTTTTATGCAACCCCCTCTCCAGGAAGTAAGGGGGATACCTCTCTCAACGGGCTACAAACTTACGAGTTTTCCTCCATTCTCTGGACGCCTCTAGTCGCCACCTAGTTATAGGCCTTAGCTCCCGGTCAAGTTGCTAACTTTGCAATCTATTTTACAATCACGCCTGTCTCACACCCCCGAAGGCATATCAAGCTATGCGTGAGGACACAGCAATCCGTGGAAAGTCGGCTCTGGAAATTCGCCAGATCCGCAACATTGGCATTTCGGCCCACATAGACTCCGGCAAAACGACCCTCAGCGAGCGCATTCTGTACTACACGGGGCGGATTCACCGAATCGAAGAGGTACGCAGCAAGACTGGCGGCGGACCCACGCTAGATTACATGGAGCTGGAGCGAGAGAAGGGCATCACCATCCAAGCGGCTGCAACGTACTGTAGCTGGAACCAGCACCACATCAACCTCATTGATACCCCTGGCCACGTTGATTTCACCGTCGAGGTGGAACGGGCACTTCGCGTGCTCGATGGTGCCATCCTCGTCCTCTGTGGCGTCGCAGGCGTCCAGAGCCAAACGATGACTGTGGACCGCCAGATGCAGCGGTATCGAGTCCCCCGACTTGCTTTCATCAACAAACTGGACCGTCCGGGTGCAAATCCCGACAAGGTCTTGCAGCAGATGCGCGAAAAGCTCCGCCATCGCCCCGCACTCATCACGATGCCCGTTGGGCTTGAGGATCGCTTCGAGGGAGTCATAGACCTCTTGAGACTCCGAATGCTCACCTTTGAAGGGCCCAACGGCGAGCACGTTGTAGAGCACGATATCCCTTCTGATCTGGTCGAAGAAGCACAGCGCCGCCGTCAGGAGCTCATCGAAACGGTTGCCGACGTTGACGATGCCATTGCAGAGAAATTCCTAGCCGATGAGCCGATTTCCACAGAAGAGCTTGTCGCCGCTATCCGGCGTGCCACACTCCGCCGTGAGCTGACCCCGGTGTACGTTGGCTCAGCTAAGACGAACCGGGGCGTACAACCACTGCTGGATGGCGTCTGCTTGTTCCTCCCTAGCCCTCTGGACGTCGCCTACGAAGCAATTGACCGGGACACAGGGCAGAGCGTTCCCCTCTCTCCTGACCCGGAACTGCCCTTAGTTGCCCTCGCTTTCAAGCTGGAGGACGGGAAGTACGGGCAGTTGACGTACATCCGCATCTACCAGGGCACTCTTCGCAAAGGAGACACAATAGTCAACGCGTCCAACGGCCGCAAGACGCGTGTCCCTCGAATCGGACGCATCCATGCAGATCAGCTCCACGACATTGAGATCGCTGCTGCCGGCGATATCGTGGCCGTCTTCGGTGTAGAGTGTGCCAGCGGTGACACGTTCACAGATGGACAGCTCAACGTCACCTTGACGGGGATGTATCTGCCTACCCCTGTCATGGAGCTGGCCGTAACCCCCAAAGACCGTAACAAGTATGCCAACTTCGCTAAGGCCCTTAGCCGCTTTACCAAAGAAGATCCTACCTTCCAAGTGGCCCGTGACGAGGAGACGGGGCAAACCCTCATCCGTGGCATGGGCGAGTTACACCTTGAGATCTACATAGAGCGCATGCGCCGCGAATACGATTGCGAGGTCGAGGTAGGGCGCCCCCAGGTAGCCTATCGAGAAACCATCACCCAACGGGCTGAGTTCAACTACCTCCACAAGAAGCAAACCGGTGGCGCTGGGCAGTTTGCTCGCGTAGCAGGCTACATTGAGCCAATCCCCCTGGAGAGTGGGATCAGCTACGAATTCGTGGATCAGATCGTCGGCGGAGCGATTGCACGTGAGTTCATTCCAGCATGCGACAAAGGCTTCCAGGAAGCTCTCCAACGAGGCCCCCTCATCGGAAAGCCCGTTGTAGGGGTCCGTGTCGTCCTCAATGATGGGCAGACACATCCTGTAGACTCTTCGGAGCTCGCCTTCAAGATTGCCTCGGTGGCTGCATTTCGAGAAGCCTATGAGCGTGCCAACCCGATCGTGTTGGAGCCGATTATGAAGCTAGAAGTCTCCGTACCTGAGGAGTTCCAGGGAGCCGTCATTGGTCAGATCAACCAGAGGCGTGGGGTTATTACGAATACCACGATCGATAACGGCTACGCGATTATCGAGGCAGAGGTCCCCTTAGCAGAGATGTTTGGCTACTCTACCGACCTGCGAAGCGCAACGCAAGGAAAGGGTGAGTTCACGATGGAGTTCCTGCGCTACGCTCCAGTACCACGCTCTATCCAGGAAGAGCTTGTACGAGAGTACCGAAAGCGTCAAGCTCTTGAAAGAGCTGCGTAGGTTGCTCTTTAGTCTTGTAAATTTGCAGGCTCGTTCGGTCTTCCTACAGCAGGGGTAAGCGGTGCCAACGATTCAACAACTTATCCGGCTAGGCCGAGAGCGGGTACAGAGAAAGAGCAAGTCCCCCGCCCTCCAGGGATGTCCCCAAAAACGTGGGGTCTGTATCCGTGTGTATACGACTACGCCCAAAAAACCAAACTCAGCGCTCCGCAAAGTCGCCAAAGTACGGTTGAGCAACGGCGTGGAGGTTATCGCTTACATCCCGGGCGAAGGGCACAACCTGCAAGAACATTCTATCGTTCTCGTGCGTGGTGGACGCGTTAAAGACCTCCCAGGCGTGAGATACCATATCATCCGCGGCACTCTTGATACCCAAGGAGTAGAAGGCCGACGCCAAGGCCGTTCCAAGTACGGTACCAAACGTCCCAAAGCACCTGCAGCAGCAAAGGCGACAGCGAAAGCGAAGTAGCAAAGAAGGTCAGACCATGCGCCGAAGACGCGCAGAAAAACGCATCATTGACCCTGATCCCGTCTATGGGGATAGGATGGTTGCAAAGTTCATCAACGTGATCATGCGCGATGGCAAAAAGAGCATCGCACGCCGAATTGTCTACGAAGCTTTCGATATCATCCGCGAGCGTACGCGGAAGGATCCACTTGAGATCTTCCGCAAGGCCATCGCTAACGTGGCTCCGGTTGTCGAAGTCCGCTCCCGCCGTATCGGGGGAGCGAACTACCAGATTCCAATGGAGGTCCGAGAAGATCGCCGGATTGCGTTAGCAATGCGCTGGATTAAACAGTATGCTCGTGAGCGCCGGGATAAGTCCATGGCCCTCAAGTTAGCTGCAGAACTCATTGCAGCAGCGAATGGTGAAGGCAATGCTGTTCGCAAGCGCGACGAAGTCCACCGCATGGCCGAGGCAAACCGTGCATTTGCACACTATCGGTGGTGAACGAGTGGCAACAACCTGAAAGAGATGCCCCGCCGTGTCCCTATAGAGCAACTCCGTAACATTGGCATCATTGCCCACATCGATGCCGGGAAGACGACGACTACGGAGCGCATCCTCTACTACACCGGGCTCATCCATCGGATGGGCGAAGTCGATGAGGGGACGGCGTTTACGGACTACATGGAGCAAGAGAAAGAGCGAGGGATCACAATTACCTCTGCCGCTGTCACCTGCTTCTGGAGAGAGCATCAGATCAACATCATCGACACTCCGGGCCATGTGGACTTCACAGCAGAAGTCCAACGCTCCCTTAGAGTTCTCGATGGGGCCGTTGTGGTCTTCTGTGGTGTAGCTGGTGTTCAGCCTCAATCAGAGGCTGTATGGCACCATGCTGACCGCTATGGAGTCCCCCGAATTGCGTACATTAACAAGATGGACCGTGTGGGGGCAAACTTCGCTCGTGCCCTGGAACAAATTCAACAACGCCTAAAGGCTCGCCCTGTAGCCATCCAGATCCCGTATGGGGAAGGGCCTTCCTTTGCTGGCGTCATCGACCTCATTTCGAGTCAACTCTACGTGTTTGATCCTGAGACATATGGGACACGGTATACAGCCTTGCCAATCCCTGAGGAGTACCAAGAAGAGGTCCAGTACTATCGCGAGCGCCTCTTGGAAGCTATAGCAGAGGTTGATGACAGCATTCTGGAGGCTTACGTCTCGGGGACAACACCATCCTCAGAAGATGTTCGCTCAGCACTGCGAATTGGGACTTTGCACCGACAGTTTGTCCCTGTCTGCTGCGGTTCCTCACTCCGAAACATTGGGGTACAGCTCCTTCTAGATGCGATTATTGACTATCTCCCGTCGCCGGCAGATATCGGTGCAATCCGCGGTTATACGGTGGATGGTACGGGAGAGGTTGAGCGTCTACCGACAGACGATACGCCGACTGCAGCTCTCTGCTTCAAAGTCCTGAGCGATCCATATGTTGGGCGCCTGAGTTTCCTACGGCTATATTCCGGAACGCTCGAGCAAGGGCAATCCCTCTTGAATCCGGCCGCGAAGAAGCAAGAGCGGCTGCATAAGCTCTTGCGCATGTATGCGAATCGGCGTGAGGAAATAACGGAAGCCTATGCTGGCGACATCATAGCTGTTCCAGGTTTGCGATGGACTAAGACAGGTGATACGCTTTGTGATCCACACTACCCTCTCGTCTTTGAGCCGATTCTCTTCTCTCCGCCTGTCATCAACCAAGCCATTGAAGCACGGAGTGCGGCGGACGTCGATCGCCTCATAGAAGCTCTGCAACGCCTCGCTGATGAAGACCCCACCTTCTACTACCGAGCAGACGAAGAGACGGGCCAGATCCTTATCAGCGGTGTCGGCGAGCTCCATCTAGAAATCCTCGTAGAGCGCCTACAGCGGGAATTCGGTATCCCTGTCAAAGTTGGACGCCCATACGTCAGCTACCGTGAGACCATCACACAAACCGTCCGCCAAGAGGGGAGGTTTGTACGCTCAACCCAAGGTGGAGCCTACAGCCACTATGGACATGTGGTCCTGGAGCTAAGCCCAGGGGGCCGTAACAGCGACATTACCTTTGAAAACGCCTTGACAGAGCCTGCCATACCCCCCTCATTCATCCCGGCCATAGAACGAGCGATCCGGCAAGCCGCCGCAGCAGGTCCTGTTGCAGGATATCCAGTCGTGGATGTTGTCGTCCGCCTCGTTGGAGGTTCCTACCGTGAAGGAGAATCCTCTGAGGCAGATTACCAAGCAGCTGCAACACTGGCCTTCCGTGAAGGGATAGCTCGAGCACGCCCAGTACTGTTAGAACCCTTGATGCAAGTAGAGGTACTCACTCCAGAAGAGGCTCTCGGCGACGTGCTCGCGGATCTAAATATGCGCCGCGGTCGGATCGAGAGCGTCCAACTTCAGGGCTGCCTCCATCAGATACGCGCATTCGTGCCACTAGCGGAAATGTTCGGATACGTCACCCAATTGAGGTCCCTAACGCAGGGGCGCGGATCGTATACAATGCTCTTCTCGCATTATGAGCCCGTACCACACAAGGTGACGGCAGGCGAGAAGGTATTGGCATAGTTTTAGGTTTGTCGGAACAACGATCGGTATACCAATGGCGAAGGAGCGATTTGAGCGCACGAAGCCGCACGTTAACGTCGGGACTATTGGCCATGTTGACCACGGAAAAACGACCTTGACCGCTGCCATCACAATGGCGCTGGCGAAGAAGGGGTTATCACAGCCACGAACGTTTGAGTCCATTGACAATGCCCCCGAAGAGCGCATGCGGGGCATCACAATTAACACTGCCCACGTGGAATACCAGACAGAGAAGCGCCACTACGCGCATGTAGACTGTCCAGGGCATGCAGACTATATCAAGAACATGATCACTGGGGCCGCCCAGATGGACGGAGCTATTCTTGTTGTGGCGGCTACTGATGGTCCCATGCCCCAGACGCGGGAGCACATCTTGCTGGCACGTCAGGTTGGTGTTCCCTCCATCGTGGTTTTCCTGAACAAAGTCGATGCTGCAGATCCCGAGCTCATCGACCTTGTAGAGTTAGAAGTCCGGGAATTGCTGAGCAAATACGGGTTTCCTGGCGACGAAATCCCCGTCATCCGGGGCTCTGCATTGAAGGCAATGGAAGCTGGATTAGATCCGAACACAACAGCCGACGATCCACGCTTTCAGTGCATCTGGGAGTTGCTGGATGCTATAGACAACTACATTCCCCTGCCACAACGGGAGATCGATAAGCCCTTCCTGATGCCAATAGAAGATGTCTTCTCTATCACCGGTCGTGGGACAGTCGTAACCGGTCGGATCGAACGCGGCGTTGTGCGTCTTAACGACGAGGTGGAGGTCATCGGCTTCGGAATGCACAAGAAGACCGTGGTCACTGGCATTGAGATGTTCCGGAAGGTTCTGGACGAAGGACAGGCAGGAGATAACGTTGGACTACTCCTCCGCGGAGTAGATAAGGATGAAGTCGAACGGGGAATGGTTGTCGCTAAACCAGGCTCCATCACGCCGCACCATAAGTTCCATGCCCAAGTCTATGTGCTCACAAAGGAAGAAGGAGGACGACATACTCCCTTCTTCAGTGGTTACCGTCCTCAGTTCTACTTCCGAACCACTGATGTCACCGGAACTATCCATCTCCCACCTGGAGTAGAGATGGTCATGCCCGGTGACAATGTAGATGGTATGCTGATCGAACTCATCAGCCCCGTGGCTATGGAAGAGGGGCTACGCTTCGCGATTCGTGAAGGTGGCCGCACGGTTGGTGCTGGCGTAGTAACGAAGATCGTGGAGTAGAATCACGTCCTCGTAGCGGGGGCAGCCCATCTGCTGCCCCCGCTGTATCTCGTTTGCGAGTGAAACCTATCCGTGTACAGCAGAGGATGGAGCGGATCCGTATCAAGCTGAAATCGTACGATCACGTTCTGATTGAGCGCTCCGCTGAGCGCATCGTCCGAACGGTGAAACAGACAGGGGCTGTCGTCTCTGGTCCCATCCCACTCCCAACCGAGCGGACGCTTTTCAGCGTCAACCGCTCTCCTCACATAGACAAGGAATCCCAGGAGCAGTTTGAGATCCGCATCCACAAGCGCCTCATTGACATCTATAATGCCTCACCTCGCACAGTCGAAGCTCTCATGCGGCTCGAATTGCCCGCCGGTGTTGATGTAGAAGTCAAGGTGTAGGTAATGACGAGCATACTACTAGGCAAGAAGCTCGGCATGACCCAGATGGCGCTCCCTGATGGGCGCGTCGTGGCGTGCACCGTCATAGAAGCAGGGCCTTGCCCCGTTGTTCTGCTACGAACTCGCGAGCGCGATGGTTACGAAGCTGTCCAACTGGGTTTTGAACCTCTTCCGAAGCGTAAGCTCACAAAACCACTGCAAGGACTCTTCTCTCGGTCAGGAGTAGACCCAGTCCGATACCTGAAGGAGTTCCGTGTCCCGATTAGCTCTTACCGCATAGGTCAACTCCTCACAGTCGAGCAATTCACTCCGGGGGATAAGGTCAAGATATCGGGCTACAGCAAAGGCCGAGGCTTCCAAGGTGTCGTCAAGCGACACGGCTTCGGTGGTGTTGGCATGGCGACTCATGGACAGCACAATCGCGAACGTGCCCCAGGCTCGATCGGCTCCTCCTCTTTCC from Candidatus Kapaibacterium sp. includes:
- the fusA gene encoding elongation factor G, coding for MPRRVPIEQLRNIGIIAHIDAGKTTTTERILYYTGLIHRMGEVDEGTAFTDYMEQEKERGITITSAAVTCFWREHQINIIDTPGHVDFTAEVQRSLRVLDGAVVVFCGVAGVQPQSEAVWHHADRYGVPRIAYINKMDRVGANFARALEQIQQRLKARPVAIQIPYGEGPSFAGVIDLISSQLYVFDPETYGTRYTALPIPEEYQEEVQYYRERLLEAIAEVDDSILEAYVSGTTPSSEDVRSALRIGTLHRQFVPVCCGSSLRNIGVQLLLDAIIDYLPSPADIGAIRGYTVDGTGEVERLPTDDTPTAALCFKVLSDPYVGRLSFLRLYSGTLEQGQSLLNPAAKKQERLHKLLRMYANRREEITEAYAGDIIAVPGLRWTKTGDTLCDPHYPLVFEPILFSPPVINQAIEARSAADVDRLIEALQRLADEDPTFYYRADEETGQILISGVGELHLEILVERLQREFGIPVKVGRPYVSYRETITQTVRQEGRFVRSTQGGAYSHYGHVVLELSPGGRNSDITFENALTEPAIPPSFIPAIERAIRQAAAAGPVAGYPVVDVVVRLVGGSYREGESSEADYQAAATLAFREGIARARPVLLEPLMQVEVLTPEEALGDVLADLNMRRGRIESVQLQGCLHQIRAFVPLAEMFGYVTQLRSLTQGRGSYTMLFSHYEPVPHKVTAGEKVLA
- the rpsG gene encoding 30S ribosomal protein S7, translated to MRRRRAEKRIIDPDPVYGDRMVAKFINVIMRDGKKSIARRIVYEAFDIIRERTRKDPLEIFRKAIANVAPVVEVRSRRIGGANYQIPMEVREDRRIALAMRWIKQYARERRDKSMALKLAAELIAAANGEGNAVRKRDEVHRMAEANRAFAHYRW
- the rpsL gene encoding 30S ribosomal protein S12; this translates as MPTIQQLIRLGRERVQRKSKSPALQGCPQKRGVCIRVYTTTPKKPNSALRKVAKVRLSNGVEVIAYIPGEGHNLQEHSIVLVRGGRVKDLPGVRYHIIRGTLDTQGVEGRRQGRSKYGTKRPKAPAAAKATAKAK
- the tuf gene encoding elongation factor Tu, yielding MAKERFERTKPHVNVGTIGHVDHGKTTLTAAITMALAKKGLSQPRTFESIDNAPEERMRGITINTAHVEYQTEKRHYAHVDCPGHADYIKNMITGAAQMDGAILVVAATDGPMPQTREHILLARQVGVPSIVVFLNKVDAADPELIDLVELEVRELLSKYGFPGDEIPVIRGSALKAMEAGLDPNTTADDPRFQCIWELLDAIDNYIPLPQREIDKPFLMPIEDVFSITGRGTVVTGRIERGVVRLNDEVEVIGFGMHKKTVVTGIEMFRKVLDEGQAGDNVGLLLRGVDKDEVERGMVVAKPGSITPHHKFHAQVYVLTKEEGGRHTPFFSGYRPQFYFRTTDVTGTIHLPPGVEMVMPGDNVDGMLIELISPVAMEEGLRFAIREGGRTVGAGVVTKIVE
- the fusA gene encoding elongation factor G is translated as MREDTAIRGKSALEIRQIRNIGISAHIDSGKTTLSERILYYTGRIHRIEEVRSKTGGGPTLDYMELEREKGITIQAAATYCSWNQHHINLIDTPGHVDFTVEVERALRVLDGAILVLCGVAGVQSQTMTVDRQMQRYRVPRLAFINKLDRPGANPDKVLQQMREKLRHRPALITMPVGLEDRFEGVIDLLRLRMLTFEGPNGEHVVEHDIPSDLVEEAQRRRQELIETVADVDDAIAEKFLADEPISTEELVAAIRRATLRRELTPVYVGSAKTNRGVQPLLDGVCLFLPSPLDVAYEAIDRDTGQSVPLSPDPELPLVALAFKLEDGKYGQLTYIRIYQGTLRKGDTIVNASNGRKTRVPRIGRIHADQLHDIEIAAAGDIVAVFGVECASGDTFTDGQLNVTLTGMYLPTPVMELAVTPKDRNKYANFAKALSRFTKEDPTFQVARDEETGQTLIRGMGELHLEIYIERMRREYDCEVEVGRPQVAYRETITQRAEFNYLHKKQTGGAGQFARVAGYIEPIPLESGISYEFVDQIVGGAIAREFIPACDKGFQEALQRGPLIGKPVVGVRVVLNDGQTHPVDSSELAFKIASVAAFREAYERANPIVLEPIMKLEVSVPEEFQGAVIGQINQRRGVITNTTIDNGYAIIEAEVPLAEMFGYSTDLRSATQGKGEFTMEFLRYAPVPRSIQEELVREYRKRQALERAA
- the rplC gene encoding 50S ribosomal protein L3, which codes for MTSILLGKKLGMTQMALPDGRVVACTVIEAGPCPVVLLRTRERDGYEAVQLGFEPLPKRKLTKPLQGLFSRSGVDPVRYLKEFRVPISSYRIGQLLTVEQFTPGDKVKISGYSKGRGFQGVVKRHGFGGVGMATHGQHNRERAPGSIGSSSFPSRVLKGLRMAGRMGNQRVTIRNLEVLKVIPEHNLLLVKGAVPGPVNGLVEIVKL
- the rpsJ gene encoding 30S ribosomal protein S10; the encoded protein is MERIRIKLKSYDHVLIERSAERIVRTVKQTGAVVSGPIPLPTERTLFSVNRSPHIDKESQEQFEIRIHKRLIDIYNASPRTVEALMRLELPAGVDVEVKV